GCTCCCACCGGGCCCGCCCACAGGCCTTTGTAGAGAGGACACTCCTCGCGTGAAGGGAGCCCGGAGATGGGCCCTTTCAGAGAGAACCGGTGACCAGCTTCTCGCTATGCCAAGTCTTGAAAGATGCACTTTTGCCTTGACTTAACTCTCCTATGGTGGTCCCCCCTGGAGACACGGTCCCAAGTGTGAGATGTGCCCTGTGCCCGTGCTCACCCTAGCATCATCTGAAAGGGCCCGAGTAGGGGAGGCTGACTAAAGTTGCACGTGATCGCACACCCTTTCCCAGGCAGATCAAGGTCTCGCAGGTGTATTGCCTGGGAGGGGATGCCTGATCCCTAACCTGGCTGTGTGGGATGGTGGTGCTCCAGTGCTTGTCACCTGCTATTCTCTGTTATGTCCAAACCTTCCAGGGACTGGCAGCCACTCCCTGTCCTGACCCCAGGGCACTTGCACTGCTCAAAGATGACATTTGGGGTGCTCCAATGGCAATGTCTCAGTGGTCCCCTTGAGTCTCTGCTGTGCCATGGCTGGCTGCAGGGCCCACCTGGGCACTCTGGACCTTTGGGGCCGGATGATTCTCTGGTGGGGCCGCACCCCTGGCTTCCACCCACCAGGTGCCACTAGAAATGCCCTCCAGTCTCGTGACAACCAGTGCCATCCAGATGTTGCCAAACATTTCTTGGGAAGAAACCTGCTCCATCAAGGACactggtgtttttttgtttgtttgtttgttttgtggagacagagtctcgctctgttgcctggactagagtgccgtggtgtcagcctagctcactgcaacctcaaactcctggactcaagcaatctcctgcctcagcctcccgagtagctgggactacaggcatgcgccaccatgctcggctaatttttttcctatatatatttttagttgtccagctaatttctttctatttttagtagagacggggtctcgctcttgctcaggcttgtctcgaactcctgacctcgagcgatcctcccgccttggcctcccagagtgctgggattacaggcgtgagccaccgcgcccggcccgaggACACTGTCTTAGAGGGCTACCTGGCCTGTGAGGCATCCAGACAGTGACCCTCCAGCCTCCACATCGGGTGCCTGGCAGTGTGGGGAGGGTCCACCGGCGGCTGCCCACAGTTGACCCGAGGCCTGCTCTCTTGGCAGCAACTGAAGCAGCAGCGTGACAAACTGAAGCAGTACCAGAAGAGGATCACCCAGCAGCTGGAGCGGGAGCGGGCCCTGGCCCGGCAGCTGCTGAGGGATGGCAGGAAGGAGTGAGTGGGGCCCGGAGAGGGGTGGGAGGCTCAAGAGGCCAGTCCATGCCGGGAGGGGCCGCAGCAGGGTTACCACTTGGGCTTCCCTCTGCAGACGGGCCAAGCTGCTGCTCAAGAAGAAGCGATACCGGGAGCAGCTGCTGGACAAGACGGAGACCCAGATCAGCAGCCTGGAGGCCATGGTAGGGGGAGGGTGCGCTTCAGCCCAGGGCCTGCAGGTGCGGCCCCAGGGCAGCTCCGCCAGGCTGCGTGGAGATTGGAGTCTCCTTCTCCTTCGGACATTGCAGGCCAAATCTCACCTCGTGAGGACAGTGGGTCAGGCCTGCCCGAGACCACTCGGTCTTTGCTGGAACCTGATGGTCCcgagaggcaggggcaggggcaggatggCTCTCTCGGGAGCATGGTCTGAAGGGCTGGGCCACCCCTGCGTGGCACGGGTGGGTCAGGGGTCTGCCCTGGTGACCGAGGAGGTGTCGAGGGGCCAGCATGAGTGTCCCTGGTATTAGGGACCCAGGCTATGTGGCTCTACTCTTCGATAACCAGAGCAGTGAATGAGCAGTCAGCGGTCCCTTGGGGGTTCAGTCCTGCTCCGTCCCCAACTGGCCATggagaggacagggaggagggcagcTTGGGAGTCACCCTGACACCCAGACACGCCCAGCGTGTCGTCCTGAGTCTGCCCCAGGTCAGGAGGGCAGGCGGGGCTGCTGAGTGTGGGCGCGGCCCCCTTCCTTTGCAGGTGCAGAGCATAGAGTTCACCCAGATCGAGATGAAGGTCATGGAAGGGCTGCAGTTGGGCAACGAGTGTCTGAACAAGATGCACCAGGTGGGTCCCTGCTGGGCCGGGGCCATGGAGCAGGGGACACCCCAGGGGCCAGGGGAAGGGCTTGTCCCATGAGTGTGCCTGGGGCCAGGAGGTGTTTGTGCCAGACCCAGGGcgtgaggctgggctgggctggggacaccGGTGCTAGGGTGAACTTGCTACTTAAAAATCAAGTCAGCTGTACGGAGAACGTTTTccactttttccttatttttacctGTGACCGCAAGAGCCAGCTCCAGGTGAGAAGCCCCAGCAGAAGACACAGTTCTAAGCAGATGGGTCAGGCGGCCCTGCGGCCTCAGGGCAGGGCCCTCCTGGAACAGAAATGGCTTCACTagtgggcagaggggcagggcctTGGCCCTGGGAGCCCAAATGGCCTTGACCAGGCTCTGTGATGGGCCTCGCTGACTCCATGCTTGTGTCCGTCATCGCCAGGTGATGTCCATAGAAGATGTGGAGAGGATCCTGGACGAGACCCAGGAGGCCGTGGAGTACCAGCGGGTAGGTGCCCTGCCGGCCGCCTCCCCCGCCCTgcggcccctcccctgcctgctctCTAGTTGCGGAGACCCAGCCGCAGGCTTCTCCTTGTCCTCTGCCCCCGGCGGGCCCTGCTCTCATGGCCGCTCCTTTTGCAGCAAATAGACGAGCTGTTGGCGGGAAGCTTCACTCAGGAGGACGAAGACGCCATCCTAGAGGAGCTGAACGCGATCACTCAGGTAGGCGCTTGGGAGTGGGACCCCGGGAGGCCTCTGCCCGTGGTGGGCCCCGGGGTCAGGCTTCACTTGAGTGCACAGTCTTGGTTTTGCAACAGGTTTTCTGCCTAAAATGACTTGGTTTCGGGGCCAGTCCCCCATGGGTCTGGTGCAGGCAGCTGTTACCACTGCACCTGGGTCGGGTGCTGAGGTTCCCTGGCCCCTTTCTTTGCCCAACTGACACCAAAGTGACTCTTAATCAGTGGGTTTCCCTGACCTGTGGCCATTGACTGGTCTCCCTCACAGCCAGAGGCTGTGACACTGGGCCGTGTCCTGACTCACTCTTGTGTCCTGTCTCTGAGCCTGCGGTGCTCCCAGACAGAGCATTCTCCAGCTCTGCGGCTGCTGCCTCAGTTTGCCAGATTCTGGCTGTGCCCCCAAGctggcctctgcccagccctgtaGCTTGGCCAGGAAGCACAGCTCCTCCACCTGCTGCCAGCTGCCCAGATGCTCTGCCTTCTGGGGTCCCACGTCCACCCACTGTCGAGCGTCCTTCGTCCCAGGGGCCCCAGTCCTCCTAGGCTGCCAGGGAAGGCCGGCCTGGAAGTAGGAAGGCCACGTGACACCCGAGGCAGGCAGCGCACGCAGGGACAGGGCTCCACTTCAGCCCACCCTGCGACAGGGCCACCTCGAGGCAGGGGCACTGTTGCTGCTTCCTGGACCTGAGGGCATGAGAATGGCCTAGGGGTCTGTGTCACACCCACAGGCCTGGCATGGCCCTGACCTTGTGAACTGAGGTCTTCAAGGAAAGCCCAGAAGTTGACCATCGTTCCAGCCCCTCAGGGTCCTCGGGGGACTGTTGGGAAGGGCCACTGCAGTAGTGGCCGCGTCGCCACTGGCTGACTTGAATCTCAGAAGGTGCCCAAAGCCGGGGAGGACGCAGACTCTGGGCATTTGTAGGATCCTGGTTTCTGTTTAAATCCGGCTGAGAGCAGCTGACTGAACAGGGTCCGGTGCTCGCAGACCCAGGCAGCCACTGGCGCACCTGCCCGACTGTCGCTGTCTCACCTGTGCTTCTTGCAGGAACAAATAGAGCTGCCAGAGGTTCCTTCAGAGCCCCTTCCTGAGGAGAAGCCAGGTATCTCCATGCCTTGTCCTTCTGAGCATGTTAGAATTCACAGGAGAGCAGTGAATTCTACAAGGGTACACGACAAAACACTCCAGGCCCCTCCCGCTTGGCAGAGGTTGGTCCGTCCTCCCCTGGGCGGTGGGTGAGGGGGAGGGCACCCGCCCTACCCGTAAGAGAGCCGTGCCCCGCAGAGGGGCACGTCCAGATAACGGGACTGGGAAGGGGCTACTTGGCCGCACCGACTCTTCCCGGGTAACCCAGGAGTGGCCGCCTGGACTGTCCCAGCCAGTTCCCGCTGGAGCCCGACTTGGCTGTGTGATCTGTCCGTGgtttgttctgttctgttcctCTGTCACTGATCTTCGGTGCTCATCTCCTTGCTGGGCACTGTTGGCAGGGGCTGTGTTTCTCACTGTCCTGTGTCCCCAGCTGTGTTTGTCAGCCCCAGCGGTTTCCTGTTTGTGACTTGCCCCCAGGGCCCGGTGTGCTCTTCTCTTAGCTCGCAGTCCCTGCCCTGCCCGACTTCCCgctccctgctgctgcctcctTCTCTGGAGGTTTCTGCCTGCGCgtcatgtttctttgtttccttcacagaaaaagtCCCTGTCAAGGCTAGGCCCAGGCAAGCGGACCTGGTGGCAGCTTCGTAACGCAGCCTCCTCTCGCGGGGCTCGAGGGATTCCCCAAGGACCGTGGCCCACTGGGAGCCTGGGCTCGTGGCCAGCCTGACCGGGCTCCCTGGAGATCAGCGTGGACGGTGCTCAGGAGCGGAGCGCAGCGCAGGGCTGGCGCGTCAGGGTGACTCGAGTGCACCCCTCGCAGCTTAAAGTCTGAGTGCACGTGGGCGCTGCTGTCTTGCTCTCATTTCTGGATTAAACAGCAACGGCCAGACCCTGGCCAGGCCGGCTTCTGGTGGCCGAAGCTCTGCCATGGCCAGGCCAGCACTCCCGGTGCTGCTCACGCTGCTGCTCCCGACCCCACACAGCTTGTGCTCCTCTGTGGGGAAGGACCTTGGGGTCCCCCActtcctcttcctgctgctcCCACTAGCTGTTGGGGGCTTCAGTTAAGGGGTCCCTGCCATGGTCTGGCCTCCTGACACGCCTCAGTTTCCACGTAGGTTGGGGTGGAAGCCCCAGGAACCTGGCATTCGTGGAACCTTTGGGTGCCTCTGCCTCAGCGCCCCAGACTCCAGCCTCTCGTTTGAGGTCAGTGGGCCAGGGGCCGTCCTTGCGGGATTGACGACTGCGGGAGCCCTGGCTTCGCCCCTCGTCACTCGTGGGCCTGTATACAGTGGCTCGGCCCTGCTGAGAATGGACATCCCAACGGGGAGACGAGACCTTGCTCCAGCAGGTGTGGCCCTGCAGTGCCTGTGGGCTCCCTGTGCGTGGGGCTCATGGACCCGCAGAGACCTGGGCCCCCTGACCTGCCAGCTTCTGAGCCACCAGCAGCCAAGACGGGAGGCCCGGAGAGGACTTCCCGTGCACAGGTTGGTTCTGTGACTAGACGGTCTCACCGGGATGTGCCCCGTCTGCGAAACCAGCAGGAGTAGAGGCCCTGAGGGCCACCAAGGACAGAGGGGAGCTGCTTCCTTAACCCCCAAACAGGACGGCCCCGAATTAAAGTTGGCCCCCTGCACGGCCTGCTGCCTGGTGGACGTGGCATGGTCGGCACCCTGCTGTGGCTCCTGCGGGCAAGCTTGGTGGGCTGGGCGTGGCCCCCCTTGTGGTGACCCTGACTGAAACAGCCCCTGGCCAACTCAGGGCGCTCCCTGGAGGGCACCTGCCTGGCCGAGCCCAGGACTGGGTGCGTGAGGCTCTGCCTGGTGAGCAAGAGGTGGCTTCAGAGCTCCACCCCGTGTGGCTTGGGCCCTGACGGTCACCTCTGGGCAGCTGCCCTCTGTGAGGGCCAGCACAGCACTCTGGCCACGTCTCCCTCAAGGGACACTGGCTGCCTGTCCTTGCTCGAGTGGTTTCATGGGATTCCTGTGGCTGGCGGCAGGCAGTCAGGGCTGGAAGTCCCCAGGCCTCTGACTGCtcgggaggagggagggtgggcagtTTGGTGCCCCAGAGGGTGGCCGGTTTGGGGTCACTACGCCCACGTGGGAGGCCAGATGCCCAGAGAGCGAGCTGGGTGGGTCCCACCGAGGGGGCAGCTCCACGCCTGGGCCAGTGAACCCATGGGTGCCGTGGGACATCAGCCTCGGGGCTTTTCgagagaagctggaaatctggGTTTTCAGGGCAAGTCCTGGTTTGCGGATGGTGCTGAGCCCACCCCTGGCTGCCACTGAGCTACCCACAGAGCCCGGGGCATGGCTGTCCTGCGGGGCATGTGTCATCCAGGAGGGCGTTCTCTGCCACCCCGCCTGGGGGTT
The Eulemur rufifrons isolate Redbay chromosome 9, OSU_ERuf_1, whole genome shotgun sequence DNA segment above includes these coding regions:
- the CHMP6 gene encoding charged multivesicular body protein 6, which gives rise to MGNLFGRKKQSRVTEQDKAILQLKQQRDKLKQYQKRITQQLERERALARQLLRDGRKERAKLLLKKKRYREQLLDKTETQISSLEAMVQSIEFTQIEMKVMEGLQLGNECLNKMHQVMSIEDVERILDETQEAVEYQRQIDELLAGSFTQEDEDAILEELNAITQEQIELPEVPSEPLPEEKPEKVPVKARPRQADLVAAS